From a region of the Fibrobacter sp. genome:
- a CDS encoding metal ABC transporter ATP-binding protein has product MNAIEVNDLSFAYGNSKILDKVNLEIEENDFVAIIGPNGGGKSTLMKLIVGLLTPSEGVVKLFGEKVPTKKIAVGYVPQNTSRNLEFPITVGECVALGKIGLKVNSPEVAAALSKVHLDGFLNRRMGELSGGERQRVLIARSLVCNPRILFLDEPSNNIDAAGQENLYNLLEEFSKTMTIIIVTHDLMALSHKVKSVVCVNRSVHYHEGSGLTQQMITDTYGCDVDLIAHGIPHRVLGSHDHSHGGCCEHHGHHHEHGHEQHHEH; this is encoded by the coding sequence ATGAATGCAATTGAAGTCAACGACCTGTCCTTTGCCTATGGCAATTCCAAAATCCTCGACAAGGTAAATCTTGAAATCGAGGAAAATGACTTTGTTGCAATCATTGGTCCGAATGGCGGCGGTAAGTCAACCCTCATGAAATTGATTGTTGGGCTTCTTACTCCGTCTGAAGGGGTTGTAAAACTTTTCGGTGAGAAAGTTCCCACCAAGAAAATCGCAGTGGGCTACGTTCCTCAGAACACCAGTCGCAATCTGGAATTCCCCATTACCGTGGGGGAGTGCGTTGCCCTCGGGAAAATTGGTCTGAAGGTGAATTCCCCCGAAGTCGCCGCCGCTCTTTCCAAGGTTCATTTGGACGGTTTCCTTAACCGCCGTATGGGCGAGCTTAGCGGCGGCGAACGTCAGCGGGTTCTTATCGCCCGCTCCCTGGTATGTAACCCGCGTATCCTGTTCCTGGATGAACCTAGCAACAACATTGACGCCGCCGGCCAGGAAAACCTTTACAACCTGCTGGAAGAATTCAGCAAGACCATGACTATCATTATCGTTACGCACGATTTGATGGCGCTCTCCCATAAGGTAAAGAGTGTGGTCTGCGTCAATCGTAGTGTACACTATCACGAGGGTTCCGGACTTACCCAGCAGATGATTACGGATACTTATGGATGCGATGTGGACTTGATTGCCCATGGTATTCCTCACCGCGTGCTGGGCAGCCATGATCATTCCCATGGCGGATGCTGTGAACATCACGGACATCACCATGAACACGGCCACGAACAACATCATGAACATTGA
- a CDS encoding phosphatase PAP2 family protein — MAMVQTITAPRIGVLPFWGLLAFFVWTSQAFGQSLDFERNDKTTYVLNTANDISLTFTALLTSGIGTFLYYQMQVPPESKIPAKDDLLPWDRKFAGRYSETADLMSDIGTVLAVTPLAIGGIALKTGRSTTEEFGIFSLMLVQSILFQNGINLAFRSMELWPRPYIYAEGGEGKKKAEKAKAEAYGSFFSGHTSAAFTIAVFTTEWYSETFRNPVNTRVVRALAFSLAGVEGALRIAAGKHYPSDVIVGALVGTGVSYGILEMHKKENQKYCLWVVPGAAGTTIWF; from the coding sequence ATGGCAATGGTTCAGACTATAACGGCACCAAGAATAGGCGTCCTCCCCTTCTGGGGACTGCTGGCGTTTTTTGTCTGGACATCCCAGGCTTTCGGGCAAAGTCTGGATTTCGAGAGAAACGACAAAACAACCTACGTTCTCAATACCGCAAACGACATTTCACTCACTTTCACGGCCTTGCTGACTAGCGGAATCGGAACCTTCCTTTACTACCAGATGCAAGTCCCACCCGAGAGCAAGATTCCAGCCAAGGACGACCTGCTTCCCTGGGACAGGAAGTTCGCTGGACGATATAGTGAAACCGCAGACCTGATGAGTGACATCGGTACCGTTCTTGCGGTCACCCCCCTCGCCATCGGGGGTATCGCCCTAAAAACAGGGCGTTCCACCACCGAAGAATTCGGCATTTTCAGCCTCATGCTAGTCCAATCCATATTATTCCAAAATGGAATAAATCTAGCCTTCAGATCCATGGAACTGTGGCCCAGACCCTACATCTATGCAGAGGGCGGAGAAGGCAAAAAGAAGGCCGAAAAAGCCAAGGCCGAGGCCTACGGAAGCTTCTTTTCTGGGCACACATCTGCGGCATTTACCATTGCGGTTTTCACCACCGAATGGTACAGCGAAACCTTCCGAAACCCAGTAAACACAAGGGTTGTACGCGCATTGGCTTTTTCTTTGGCAGGGGTTGAAGGAGCCCTTAGAATCGCCGCAGGAAAGCACTACCCCTCCGACGTTATCGTAGGTGCCCTGGTGGGAACAGGAGTCAGCTACGGCATCCTGGAGATGCATAAAAAAGAAAACCAGAAATACTGTCTTTGGGTCGTTCCCGGAGCTGCAGGAACCACGATCTGGTTCTGA